The genomic window CATTGTGACTGCCAGAAATGTCTGCTGCTTCACCTTTTTAAGCTTGGATACACCTGAGTCAATTGAAAGTCTGAGAACCAAACTCCAGTTACAAACTTTTAAAAGTTTGTTAAAGTCAATGATTTAATTCCTATATAGTGATCTTctgtctcttttttaaaaaaggcagttAGTCTTAATATGCCTTGTCAGTAGACCATCTTTATAAATTCAATTCAGATCTTTAACAGAGCCAAACCATCAGCGTCCAATTGACAGGCAGTTGACTCTCAAActacttttgtttctgatcttctCTTAAGTGGCCATGTCTATTAcaatgtttttgttttattcctcagACACACAACTTTCCTTCATGTCTAATTCATTCTTCAACTGGTCATATCACTCAACTCAACATCTGGGGATAGTTTATATTCTGACCACTTACACTTGCTTTTTGTCATCTACCACTGTGGCCACAACTTTAACTTTTTCTGGGAGAGGAAAAATAAACCTTGGGATCAAAACATCATCTttagactgctgttctctgcttCCAGTGTCTCTCTATTCTGGCCAGTTGCTGAATGACTAAACCAGACTTGCTCTTTATTTTGAATTATTTTTAGTTTGGTGAAACATATATTAAGACCTTCTCTCATGAGACACCTGTCAGTGACACTTATTTTATGAATCTGTTTATACATATACACAGCCATCCAATCCTGCAATGGGGACTTCACCTTGGTCCTTGCATCCCAGAGatatggacactaccactgcaccacaatacCCTTAATTATTCTCAATTAACCATCAAATCAAAGTTCTTCAACTTTAcagattttctaatcaacttaaTCAGATGTATTATACctttttggagcaggtgggacttgaatctgtcTCCAGTCAAGACACTGCACCAAAGATCTCTCCCTCACCTAATTACACATAGCATCAATTCTTCCAATGAAGATATACAGTGTGAACAATCATGTAACTTTCTGAAGGTAACTGTTTGAGCGTCTATAGCCTGaaaacttgtctttaaacatttagactaaaatgtaatgctgaattataGAACCCATTTACTACACTGggaaatagacaggcaggaaggctcAAAGGGGGGAGTCTCGGAATGCAAAACATAGGGACACCTGGGCTCACCGAATCTTAACAGAATGCTATAAggcaattaagaacatttgccttagcattggtgaatctgtgtgaacaggacaccaagtggTGATATTCACAGccgttcccttgtgaaattaataaGTGTTTGAttctgccagggttggaggatttgagctacagggagaggcagaacaggctggggctgttttccctggagcattggaggctgaggggtgacctcagttTTATAAAAAcaggaggggcatagataggataaagaggcaaagtctttttccctggggtcggggagtccagaactagagggcataggtttagggtgagaggggaaagataaaagttgccccttaggtctctttttcacgcagagggtggtacatgtgtggaatgagctgccagaggatgtggtggaggctggtacaattgcaacatttgaggcatttggatgggtatatgaataggaagggtttggagggatatgggccaggtgctggcaggtgggactagattgggttgggatatctggtcggcatggatgggttggaccaaagggtctgtctccatgctgtacatctctaactcTTTGACCCTGAAACAAAACTCTGTACTATCAAAAACTTTCTAATTAATAGTTAGATGCTGCCAATTATAATGGATTCTTATTACCCCTTGCAAGTGGGGCAATCACAGAAGAAATCTTTGCTGTTACAAAACCCTGACTTGAGTTCAAAAGGATACTAGAGagaccattttagtgctgagGCTGTTGAATTCAGTAGAAATGTAACTCTTGGTGCTTATCTGCTATGGattgaatttaactgcattttgAGACTTTTTGATTTTTGAGTAGCCATTACCAGTTATTAAATACAAATTCTGTAAAAGGTAATCTTGAAGCTTAACTTGCTGTTCTTGCAGACCACACTACACACTTACAGACTGTTCCATTGTCAATTCTAACTAACCAGATCTTCTGTCTTTATTTGAACTTGAATCACAAATTTGAAAAGAAGGCATGTTTAATTCGAGACTGattaattattttaaatacaACCTTGCAGTAACATTTCAGTCTCGGGTACAGAACGATTCTGTGCTTAAGATAAAAAGCAGGAGTCTGCTCTCAGCTTAAAATTATTCTAAACCTAACATTCAAGAGATTCTGACCCAATCTGTTGGGAAGCCATTGTATGGTCAAGTTTGGCCTCCTTGCTAAGAagccattttgtaaaacaattgCATAAGACATGCGAACTGTGCAAGGTTCCTTTATGAACACTCCAATTAGCTCAGACTGGACCTCTTTACAATAGGAGTTTATCTTGCTAGCAGGTGCCTAATTCAGCTGGGAATATTTTTTCCCCACCTGATAGCTCAAGGCCTGGAGGAGTGATCAGTCAAGTGTATGTAGATCTGTCAATTAACATCCTTATGAATTATTGTCTTTCACTCTGATgtctaattaagaacatgcaaacttttgtataaaggaagccaCTCCGTATCAGTACATCGGAGTAGCCTGCTGGGGCACTTCAAGAGCTGGTAAACTACTCTCCTAGGTTATTAAAACCTAGTTAGTTTAACATATAGGCATCGGTGttatgttgtaacagtgatgctattagtgaataaaggggatgactaaaattaaactaaactgtctgtaagAGGTCTTTATTCCAGACTTCCACGGAGTACGATCTCCAGGATGAACCAAGAGAGGCTTTACAGATGAGTCCACAAGGGATTTCCTTGGCTGTCTCAAATCTGTACTTAAACTTTGGCTGACTGGACGTGTTAAATaaatgtttcttttccctgttcAGGTAAATCCCCAGGCATGGATTGTCATCCTGTTGTTCCATTCAATGGAAAAGGCCACGTCCTTGGAGGTAGGAGCACAGAATCAGCGTCTCAGCGGACACCCTTGGGGAAGATTCCTGAGAGCAGCAGGTTGCTCAGCCCACCCTCCCAGTTTGTTTCCTTGGGGCATGAATCAGGATCGAAGTCCTGGAATGTTAAATCCAATGAGCAGAGATCTACTCCACAGGCTACACATTTGTCTGACCCTGTCCCACCAAGTGCTGGCTCACCCTCTGTCCTCACAGGATGGCTGCTGAAAAACCCCAGTGACCAATTAAGCCCAAACACTCCCAAAAGATCCGTCAGCAATAGTCGGGCTTTTGTCAACATCAATGGGTCACCTGTTAGGATTGGTAGGACGAAGCCAATCAACTCTGCAAAAGACTCTGTCTTTAAAAGTAGCCGAAAACGGTCTGTCACTGAACTACACAAAATTCCTCGACAACTGGATCAGTCGTCCATAGGTACGAGTGCCAGAAAAAAGACTTGTGTTGGGCTGTCCTTCCCTGGAGAGTCTATCGCTCAGACATTTGAGAGATCACCAGCACAGAGACAATCTGCAAAAGCGAGTGGGTCTGTTGAGGCAGACCCCAGTGACTGGCAGACCCAAAATGAAATGGGTGCATCAGCATCACAGATGGGCAGTCCTGACACTCTGCCTGTTAACTGTCCAGTCTGTCACTCTTCTGTCTTGTCATTTGAAATTAACCAACACTTGGATTCCTGCCTCCAGTAActagggagggggaagagtgagTGAGCACACTATAGTTTTGTATGTGAAGCTATGGATCGTGAGTTTTCTTTCAATGTTGTCAGTCTGTGGAAACCTCCATTTGGAGAGCTAAACTCTCTTCCTTCAACTCTTGGTTTTAAAGAATGATCTTctgtacagtgtatttcagaaAGATTATGCTCATGCAACCTAATGTATAATGTAAACTATTTCCTTTTACCCTTCACTATGAAGTAACATGTTTTATTTTTTATGTAGATTGTGTAACCTTTATCTTTGTAAACTAAATTATGTACCATGCCAATAAAGTTAATTGACCTGATTGTGTTTATATTTGAAATGATACTTAGATTTTGAAGATTTGAGGACAGCTGCATAAACTTGGCTTGTCATTGCTCTTTTTTAAACTCCTCAATTAACAGTTGCTCAATTTTAAGGTATAGCTCTTCTGATAAGGGAGTAGTGTCACTGTCTCTGTGCACAAAGGTCCAGGTGCCAGTCCTAGCTACCATACCATGACCAGACTTGATCCAGAATATTTGCAGTTCCTCTGAGGAATCAAATGACCATGATGAAACTAAATGTTCTCTGCCTGCCTGTTCCCTATGATTGTGATACCCACAACCTTTTTTTATAGGATCTGTGGGTTAATGCCTTTGATTATTCTAGTTCACTGTCCAGCATTATATAA from Chiloscyllium punctatum isolate Juve2018m chromosome 3, sChiPun1.3, whole genome shotgun sequence includes these protein-coding regions:
- the sprtn gene encoding DNA-dependent metalloprotease SPRTN, coding for MDGDLLMALQLQAAWGEEDGDVRSCLSPVPQPTAPVSVVDQEWELIDPNPDLHGLFLQFNDLYFWGRLAGVEVRWSPRMTLCAGVCSYEGRGGLCSIRISEPLLKLRPRRDLVETLLHEMIHALLFVTNNDKDHDSHGPEFRKHMWRINKMSGANVTIYHNFHDEVDEYRQHWWRCDGPCRNRQPYFGYVKRAMNRAPSARDPWWAEHQQTCGGSYSKVKEPENYKGKPGKRGEKPGKLSSSPKEGNGSLGKSPGMDCHPVVPFNGKGHVLGGRSTESASQRTPLGKIPESSRLLSPPSQFVSLGHESGSKSWNVKSNEQRSTPQATHLSDPVPPSAGSPSVLTGWLLKNPSDQLSPNTPKRSVSNSRAFVNINGSPVRIGRTKPINSAKDSVFKSSRKRSVTELHKIPRQLDQSSIGTSARKKTCVGLSFPGESIAQTFERSPAQRQSAKASGSVEADPSDWQTQNEMGASASQMGSPDTLPVNCPVCHSSVLSFEINQHLDSCLQ